The Bactrocera dorsalis isolate Fly_Bdor chromosome 2, ASM2337382v1, whole genome shotgun sequence region TGCGAATTTTAGATGGAAAAGGCAAACCAGTCGAATTTGCATAGTAGATATTCAAcgaataaattgttaaaattttgaagttgcACAGATTCAgtattttgcatatttgtaaTTCAAGTTTACGTCCGACACACGCCCCATAAATTATCAgcaataatatttgtatgtatgtcaccATAGAAAACACTTGAACTCTAAGTTTGAAGTGgtttattggaaaataattgAAGGTAATCACGCATAATTGCTGCACAGAGTTATTAGTTGTGACCGTTGTTTTCAtgcacatttgaaaaaaaaaaaaaaattaaatgtaaatgtaatacGTTACGAAATAATACTCAAGTCCAATTAAATGTGAAATACTTTCTCTGtaagaatatataattatataaacttaaaagtgaaaacaataCATTAAAAAGccaatttgatttaattaaccAATAGCGCCACCTAGCGTAAGCTTTCGGTAAAACAAAGCTGAAATAACAGAGCTgtgaatcgaacaagcaactgtcataaatataatttatttctgaTTTGGCTACCAGCGACATCTAACGTAAGTTTACggtaaaataaaactgaaataacaGAGCTGTGAATCAAACAATCTACTGGCATAATATTATTCGATTTTGCTCATCTTTTAGTAGATTGAAATtgacttaataaataaaaaaaactatgaaaaaaaatatttattgttgttggcgtcTGCTTCGTATCGCCGACACTTGTATCCATCACCCAAAACTTACAACGTTTTATATCCATTGAGGAACTGTCAAATCGGCTACATTTCCAACATATTGTTGGAAAAAATGCGTCTGTTGCTTCAACACAACAATACTAACTTTTATGACCAAATATGTAATAATCAAACTGTATACCCGGTTAATAAAGTTTGAACTGAGTAACCGCAAGAATTCTCTGCAGGGGCTTACCACTCAGTGGCTCACACTATTCAGATTTTACCAAACCTAAATTAATTGACTAtatctttttcttttatattgaacattaaaatttgaataaaaattggtgGGACTGAGCTTTAAAGCTTTTGGGCTCTTCCGAAATCCTTTTAACTTATATTAAACTTTAATAttcgaataaaaaattgtgCTTCTGAGCTTTAAAGCTCTTCGGCTCTTCCGAAAACCTTTTATCTTATATTGAACTTAAACATTCGAATAAAAAGTTGTCCTTCTGAGCTTTAAAGCTCCTCGGCTCTACCGAAAGCTTAAGTGTCGAATATTTCTAACAGTTCGGAATAATTACCATTCGATTTCGTATTTTAAagtgcatatatttatgtacattggtaTGTGATTGTCTAATAATTGTCTTATATTACtaatatatatgatataaatCGTTTtttgagtacatacatacatatactattgtAAGTGAAAACAAAGTGATCGTGTCGTTAATGTGGTACTAATATAATATAAGCAATCGTAATTAAAACTTAAgtacaattaattaatatacaattttaattagtagATTAGGAAACAAAAGTGCCTAGGGACTGTGCTTGTCTAACTTTGCGAGAAATttcttttgtatataagtatgtaaacatACATTATTATGGCTTTGTTAATCACAGatttattaaactaaaattttttttttttaattttttagagttagttgttaattttaaatgtatGCGAGTAACAATAATAACTTTAACAGTACTAATAGCGGCACTACAGACTAATTATTAATATGGTATTTATATAACTATTAAAGGGAAGACTTTGTTTCCGATGGCACACGCtaaattaactaaataatacaattaataCACATGAATAATAATAGTGGATGGCGTAACCTACTTATAGGCGCGTATTATTCGTATCGCCATCGACCGTCCAAACAGTGGCGGTTAACGGTGAACGCTCTTTCTTATTCGCTTCATCGCTACCGAGCGCCTCTGACAACGTCAGATTAGCTGTATTTTTCTGCCGAGGCGGCTGCAGCAAGCAGGTGCTTATACCACCAATTACCGTTAACACGGCGAAAAATGTAAGCGAAAGCGCGACATCGGTCTTTTTGAGTAGATTGATGAATGGCGCGCTCAACAGCCAAATGCGCGCAAAGGTCACGACGGAGAAAGCAAAAGGTTGCTTTTTATGGGCTGGCATTACTTCGGCCATGCAACCCTGCATTAGCGACTGCGCACAGGAGACGCTGACCTTCGGCACCAGGGCGATGATCATCCAGAGTATGACTTTGAAGTCGGGATTCACTGCACAAACGATGAAAAAAAGAGTTGTTAGtacaataaatgtttaaaaaataagctTTGTCAATGTATGGCGAGACTTACAGTTCGCGTGCGTAAAGGTCCAGCCGAGGCAACCGATAAGACCGGCGACAATATTGAAGCAACCAGCATACACGAATTTCTTCTTACCCTGCTTCATGGCAAAGTGTAGTGCAATGAAGCAACCAACGATCTCAGCCACGCCTAAAAGTTGTAAAGCAGTAAAGCTTTAAGCATGCgagatttcattaaataaagCACAACGTTTTCACTTACCCATTGCTATCGTATTCGGCACGCGATAGTCGCGTCCGAATGAGCGCAAATTCAACAGCATGCCCATATAGTTCACAATGTAGCAAGCGAGTGCGACGTGCGCCGCCAGCATGTAGTGCTTGGCACGTGGTCCGCGCCACAGCTGCAGCCAAGTGGCTGGCGGTTTTTGGGAACGCAGAGTTTCGCGCAGCTTTTCGATTTGCTGACGAAAATCGTCGGGTATGAGGAATGTACGTTCATTTATGTCCACAGCCTTGCGTATCATACGTTCCACACGGTAGACATCGTGTTCGTTGCCATTCTTCAATAGCCAGCGCGGAGCTTCTGGTGTCCATTGCAGCAGAAATAGCAGAATCACGGTAGGGAATGTAATACCCAAGTAGAGTTGGCTCCAATTGTTGAAGAACGATGAAATGCCCGGCAGCAGTATGACGCCGAGCGACCAAAATGTGTCGTAGAGTATGATGACACCGGTGCGATAGCGTCCGCCAGTGATGTCAACAACTAGTGAGAGTAAAACAAAGCGTTAGGCACAGTTTCAACCATTGAGAAGTACGTTTGTTACTTACAGATTGCCTGCGCCGAGGTGAACATCATCGCGCAGCCAATAGCTGCGAGACAGCGAAAGATGCAGTGCATGGTTAGATCGGTCGAATAGCCGGTGACCACACCCAGTATAATCTGCAGCACCGCGCCAATGATGTAAATTGTGCGCGGACTGAGCCTGTAGGAATATAAAAGACACGTTAACGACTGACACTTTCACGCAACTGTCTGCTACTTACTTCAACATCGCTTTGGTGCCGATGACACCGCCCACCAACACGCCGAACAGATGCCAGTACTGCGTCCAGGCCACGAATATCTCACGCAGACACACCAAATTGTACTGCATGATAAACGAGTAGAAGTTGTCTTCGTAGACGAATTGCGTGCATGGCTTCTGCGAGAGCATCGCGCCCGTCGAGGTGCCATTCGACGTCACGCTCGCGCTCCAATTCACCACGTAGCACTGATTCGCCGTTACCGACTGATTCGCAGTCAGCTCAGCCGCGTCGCAGTGATACTGCGTGGGCGGTTTAATTTCGGGCGCTGTGTAAATTATGCAGGCCATGAACCAAGAGGCGGGTAATTTGCATAGAAAAAGTATGAGCACCGAACGCAACTGCCAAATACCGAAATCGCCTAACACGCTGCCAATGATGTCGCCGGCTGTTGAGGGTGGTGTTGGCGTTGCTTTTGGCATTTGTGCCAGCGCTGCCTCGCCGAGTATTCTGCTGCGCACGTGGGCATTGAGCGTCGGTGTgcgtggtggtggtggtgtggCTGGTGGCGCTGGGCTTGCTGGTGGCGTGTAACCACCTATACTATTGGCATCATTGCGCGTCATATATAGACTGGCATTGTGCGCTTGTGTGAGCGGTGGTGTGGTGGCGGATGTTAGTGACGCTGACAGCCGGCTGCTATCGTTGTCATTGTTGTAATTTGTGGTTGTGTGCTGATTGCTATGTatgctgttattgctgttgttgcgttgAATGTGTTGCTTCAAGAATTCGGGAGTCATTACTGCAATGCTGTGTATTTCtagtacttgttgttgttgtttgttggcaGCGTTTAAATGTCAGAAATGCATAATAATCGCACTTAAGTAAATGAGTTGTTGTAAAACTGCTTGTAATTGGCAAGGGCAGTGGAAAGTTCTGGAAGGATAACAAGAGAAAAACGTTGATTTTGAGTTTATTTCTATTGTCCAGATAATTCTGGGTTATATTTATGTGCGAATTTAGTATAGTTAATTTTCCTTAAggaactttaaaaaaaatcagttttatattcttataggtttctcatatacaatttttacggTTTAGAGAGTATAGTTTTTTGAGCTAAAAGTCCATCGTCGAATTATGTTTCTGCTTTATAAAACTGGTGGGCAAGCAGCGCTTTGTTCGAAATATAATTACCATATAGCACCGATCTCAATCCTTAAAGCAATTTCTTATTATCA contains the following coding sequences:
- the LOC105230897 gene encoding solute carrier family 22 member 13, with the translated sequence MTPEFLKQHIQRNNSNNSIHSNQHTTTNYNNDNDSSRLSASLTSATTPPLTQAHNASLYMTRNDANSIGGYTPPASPAPPATPPPPRTPTLNAHVRSRILGEAALAQMPKATPTPPSTAGDIIGSVLGDFGIWQLRSVLILFLCKLPASWFMACIIYTAPEIKPPTQYHCDAAELTANQSVTANQCYVVNWSASVTSNGTSTGAMLSQKPCTQFVYEDNFYSFIMQYNLVCLREIFVAWTQYWHLFGVLVGGVIGTKAMLKLSPRTIYIIGAVLQIILGVVTGYSTDLTMHCIFRCLAAIGCAMMFTSAQAIFVDITGGRYRTGVIILYDTFWSLGVILLPGISSFFNNWSQLYLGITFPTVILLFLLQWTPEAPRWLLKNGNEHDVYRVERMIRKAVDINERTFLIPDDFRQQIEKLRETLRSQKPPATWLQLWRGPRAKHYMLAAHVALACYIVNYMGMLLNLRSFGRDYRVPNTIAMGVAEIVGCFIALHFAMKQGKKKFVYAGCFNIVAGLIGCLGWTFTHANLNPDFKVILWMIIALVPKVSVSCAQSLMQGCMAEVMPAHKKQPFAFSVVTFARIWLLSAPFINLLKKTDVALSLTFFAVLTVIGGISTCLLQPPRQKNTANLTLSEALGSDEANKKERSPLTATVWTVDGDTNNTRL